In Terriglobales bacterium, the sequence TGCTCCCACGGAGGCCAGCAGCACCAAGTCTCCCTTTTTCAGCTTGCCCTGGTCGAGTGCCGTCTGCATGGCCAGCGGGATGGTGCCGGCGGTGGTGTTGCCGAACTCGTCGATGTTGATGATGACGCGGTCGGGGTTCAGGCCGA encodes:
- a CDS encoding 3-oxoacyl-[acyl-carrier-protein] synthase III C-terminal domain-containing protein, producing the protein GLNPDRVIINIDEFGNTTAGTIPLAMQTALDQGKLKKGDLVLLASVGAGFTTGATLLRWAY